From the genome of Nicotiana sylvestris chromosome 2, ASM39365v2, whole genome shotgun sequence, one region includes:
- the LOC104228228 gene encoding pentatricopeptide repeat-containing protein At3g13150-like isoform X2 codes for MSSSSLYRRLYGIFTENQKVTIKLKTDKPKTTFLKSTKLTPKLTEKQELQTIINNFKKSSESPQFRRHNSNYQTAIRRLDNNSSAIEDILEHQKQYPEINNELFVSRLILLYGQAKMYEHARKLFDEMPNLKCQRTVYAFNALLEACVRAEKYDTVRELFQELPEELSIERDVVSYNTLIKALCKAGSLDSAVSVMEEMENQGIKPDKVTFNTLLNAYHDCKKFSEAEDLWVVMQKKNIVADLWSYNIRLRGLVANNQVNKAIELFEEMGKKDIIPNALSYNTMIKMFVDDRNLEEAKRWYEKMVENERYPDNATFGMLIHFACDKRVVDDMAEHSKLEDAKELVDLAKSYKRFRYVEDEIGSKIEILCVFYALQEWFMIISMQLKTKENK; via the exons ATGTCTTCTTCTTCCCTTTATCGCCGGCTTTACGGCATCTTTACGGAGAATCAAAAAGTAACCATCAAGCTTAAAACTGACAAGCCCAAAACAACCTTCTTAAAATCCACCAAGCTCACACCTAAACTTACCGAAAAACAAGAACTCCAAACTATAATTAACAACTTCAAAAAATCGTCGGAATCCCCTCAATTCCGACGCCATAACTCCAACTATCAAACCGCCATTCGCCGCCTTGACAATAATTCTTCCGCTATCGAAGACATTCTTGAGCACCAAAAACAATACCCAGAAATTAACAATGAGTTATTTGTCTCCCGCCTCATACTCTTATACGGCCAAGCAAAAATGTATGAACATGCCCGTAAATTGTTCGACGAAATGCCAAACTTAAAATGTCAACGAACTGTTTACGCTTTCAATGCCCTTTTAGAAGCCTGCGTTAGGGCAGAAAAGTACGACACTGTGAGAGAGTTGTTTCAGGAATTACCTGAGGAGTTATCGATTGAGCGTGATGTAGTGTCCTATAATACCTTGATTAAGGCATTATGTAAAGCTGGTTCTTTGGATTCTGCTGTCAGTGTAATGGAGGAGATGGAAAATCAGGGGATTAAACCTGATAAAGTGACTTTCAATACGCTTTTGAACGCGTATCATGATTGTAAAAAATTTTCTGAAGCAGAGGATTTGTGGGTAGTGATGCAAAAGAAAAACATTGTTGCTGACTTGTGGAGTTACAACATCAGATTACGAGGTTTAGTTGCGAATAACCAGGTTAACAAGGCGATTGAGTTGTTTGAGGAGATGGGGAAGAAAGACATCATCCCGAATGCTTTGAGTTATAACACGATGATCAAAATGTTTGTGGATGATAGGAACTTGGAGGAGGCAAAAAGATGGTATGAGAAAATGGTGGAAAACGAGCGTTATCCGGATAATGCAACATTTGGGATGCTCATTCATTTTGCTTGTGACAAG AGGGTAGTTGATGACATGGCGGAGCATTCGAAGCTTGAAGATGCAAAGGAGCTGGTGGACTTGGCCAAATCATATAAGCGATTCCG
- the LOC104228228 gene encoding small ribosomal subunit protein mS78 (rPPR3a)-like isoform X1: protein MSSSSLYRRLYGIFTENQKVTIKLKTDKPKTTFLKSTKLTPKLTEKQELQTIINNFKKSSESPQFRRHNSNYQTAIRRLDNNSSAIEDILEHQKQYPEINNELFVSRLILLYGQAKMYEHARKLFDEMPNLKCQRTVYAFNALLEACVRAEKYDTVRELFQELPEELSIERDVVSYNTLIKALCKAGSLDSAVSVMEEMENQGIKPDKVTFNTLLNAYHDCKKFSEAEDLWVVMQKKNIVADLWSYNIRLRGLVANNQVNKAIELFEEMGKKDIIPNALSYNTMIKMFVDDRNLEEAKRWYEKMVENERYPDNATFGMLIHFACDKVNLDFALDLCKKAMNSKVSVHNATMQRVVDDMAEHSKLEDAKELVDLAKSYKRFRYVEDEIGSKIEILCVFYALQEWFMIISMQLKTKENK from the coding sequence ATGTCTTCTTCTTCCCTTTATCGCCGGCTTTACGGCATCTTTACGGAGAATCAAAAAGTAACCATCAAGCTTAAAACTGACAAGCCCAAAACAACCTTCTTAAAATCCACCAAGCTCACACCTAAACTTACCGAAAAACAAGAACTCCAAACTATAATTAACAACTTCAAAAAATCGTCGGAATCCCCTCAATTCCGACGCCATAACTCCAACTATCAAACCGCCATTCGCCGCCTTGACAATAATTCTTCCGCTATCGAAGACATTCTTGAGCACCAAAAACAATACCCAGAAATTAACAATGAGTTATTTGTCTCCCGCCTCATACTCTTATACGGCCAAGCAAAAATGTATGAACATGCCCGTAAATTGTTCGACGAAATGCCAAACTTAAAATGTCAACGAACTGTTTACGCTTTCAATGCCCTTTTAGAAGCCTGCGTTAGGGCAGAAAAGTACGACACTGTGAGAGAGTTGTTTCAGGAATTACCTGAGGAGTTATCGATTGAGCGTGATGTAGTGTCCTATAATACCTTGATTAAGGCATTATGTAAAGCTGGTTCTTTGGATTCTGCTGTCAGTGTAATGGAGGAGATGGAAAATCAGGGGATTAAACCTGATAAAGTGACTTTCAATACGCTTTTGAACGCGTATCATGATTGTAAAAAATTTTCTGAAGCAGAGGATTTGTGGGTAGTGATGCAAAAGAAAAACATTGTTGCTGACTTGTGGAGTTACAACATCAGATTACGAGGTTTAGTTGCGAATAACCAGGTTAACAAGGCGATTGAGTTGTTTGAGGAGATGGGGAAGAAAGACATCATCCCGAATGCTTTGAGTTATAACACGATGATCAAAATGTTTGTGGATGATAGGAACTTGGAGGAGGCAAAAAGATGGTATGAGAAAATGGTGGAAAACGAGCGTTATCCGGATAATGCAACATTTGGGATGCTCATTCATTTTGCTTGTGACAAGGTTAATCTTGATTTTGCACTTGACTTGTGTAAGAAAGCTATGAATTCAAAAGTTAGTGTTCATAATGCAACAATGCAGAGGGTAGTTGATGACATGGCGGAGCATTCGAAGCTTGAAGATGCAAAGGAGCTGGTGGACTTGGCCAAATCATATAAGCGATTCCG
- the LOC104228227 gene encoding small ribosomal subunit protein mS79 (rPPR3b)-like: MSTSSPLRRLLAGNNTAPTKIIDITTTKATITSSRPNCRTPQAIVDYFKRSSECPKFRRQRFHYEITVRQLADANHFSGIEDIIEHQKHCPDIRNEYFVARLILLYGKAKMYDNARKLFDEMPQLKCPRTVFSFNALLEACLKSERYDKIGGLFRELPQKLSIEPDLVSYNTAIKALCKAGSLDSAVYFMDEMEKHEIKPNIVTCNTLLNAFHKSKRFSEAENLWAVMEKRHIVPDLYSYNIKLNGLVKANEVSEAIQFFEEIVNKGFKPDTFSYNAMIKMCVAERNLEEAKMWYEKMMQNGCLPDYATFTMLITLACDANNFDVAQHLCKKAIKSFKAIYNCLMQRVVDGLVEHSKIENAKELVKLAKSCKSFQYELSLPLHN; encoded by the coding sequence ATGTCTACTTCTTCACCTCTCCGCCGTCTCCTCGCCGGAAACAACACTGCACCCACCAAAATTATAGATATCACAACAACAAAAGCCACCATTACTTCTTCAAGACCCAACTGTCGCACACCCCAAGCAATTGTAGATTATTTTAAAAGATCATCGGAATGCCCCAAATTTCGACGCCAACGCTTCCATTATGAAATTACCGTTCGCCAACTTGCCGACGCCAACCATTTCTCCGGCATTGAAGATATTATCGAGCATCAAAAACACTGCCCAGATATTCGTAATGAGTACTTTGTCGCCCGTCTTATTCTTCTTTATGGCAAAGCCAAAATGTATGATAATGCCCGTAAGCTGTTCGACGAAATGCCTCAATTAAAATGTCCGCGCACTGTCTTTTCCTTCAATGCCCTTTTGGAGGCATGTCTTAAGTCAGAGAGATATGATAAAATTGGCGGGTTATTTCGCGAATTGCCCCAGAAATTGTCAATTGAGCCTGATCTAGTGTCCTATAACACTGCCATTAAGGCATTATGTAAGGCTGGTTCATTGGATTCTGCCGTGTATTTTATGGATGAGATGGAAAAGCATGAGATCAAGCCGAATATTGTGACTTGTAATACGTTATTAAACGCATTTCATAAAAGTAAAAGGTTTTCTGAAGCTGAAAATTTGTGGGCTGTGATGGAAAAGAGACATATAGTCCCTGACCTTTATAGTTATAATATTAAATTAAATGGTTTGGTTAAAGCTAATGAGGTTTCAGAAGCGATTCAGTTCTTCGAGGAGATTGTTAACAAGGGTTTCAAACCGGACACATTCAGTTACAATGCCATGATAAAAATGTGTGTTGCTGAGAGGAATCTAGAGGAGGCTAAAATGTGGTATGAGAAGATGATGCAAAATGGATGCCTTCCGGATTATGCAACATTTACGATGCTTATTACTTTGGCTTGTGATGCCAATAATTTTGATGTTGCACAGCACTTGTGCAAGAAAGCAATCAAATCATTCAAAGCTATTTATAATTGTTTAATGCAGAGGGTTGTCGATGGCTTGGTTGAGCATTCTAAGATTGAAAATGCAAAAGAGCTGGTTAAGTTGGCCAAGTCTTGTAAGAGCTTCCAGTATGAGCTTTCCTTGCCTTTGCATAACTAG